A stretch of Clostridium formicaceticum DNA encodes these proteins:
- a CDS encoding DUF1385 domain-containing protein: MGEVRRTSIGGQALIEGVMMRGPREVAIVVRKPDQQLTVKKQAVSGIVAKYKLNKIPLLRGAVALIDSMVLGMSSLTYSAEIVEAGIEDEEPGKFERFMEKVFKDKAGDVLLYISVAIAIMVSVGVFIIAPTFITSFLGRYITHNFALNLVEGLLRLGMFLTYIVLISKMKDIQRVFQYHGAEHKAIFCYEHGEELTVENARKYTTLHPRCGTNFLFIVMMVSILLFSTMGWPNPVVRMVTRLALMPVVAGVSYEIIKLGGRSNSPIMKLVNYPGLMLQKLTTLEPDDGQLEVAIEALKNVLVDNEEEIKW; the protein is encoded by the coding sequence GCCTTAATAGAAGGCGTAATGATGCGAGGGCCTAGGGAAGTAGCCATCGTTGTAAGAAAACCAGACCAGCAATTAACAGTGAAAAAACAGGCTGTTAGTGGCATAGTAGCAAAGTATAAGTTAAACAAAATTCCTCTGCTGCGGGGAGCGGTGGCTTTAATCGACTCCATGGTTTTAGGGATGAGCTCCCTAACCTATTCTGCAGAAATCGTAGAAGCAGGAATAGAAGATGAGGAACCAGGAAAATTTGAAAGGTTTATGGAAAAGGTCTTTAAGGACAAAGCTGGCGATGTATTGCTATACATTTCTGTTGCAATAGCCATCATGGTTTCTGTTGGCGTCTTTATTATAGCACCTACCTTCATTACCAGCTTTTTAGGAAGATATATTACACATAATTTTGCTTTAAATCTAGTAGAGGGACTTCTAAGACTAGGTATGTTTTTAACTTATATTGTGTTAATTTCTAAAATGAAGGACATACAGAGAGTTTTTCAGTATCATGGTGCGGAACACAAAGCGATTTTTTGCTATGAGCATGGAGAAGAATTAACCGTAGAAAATGCACGAAAATATACAACATTGCATCCAAGATGCGGTACCAACTTTTTGTTTATTGTTATGATGGTAAGCATTCTCTTGTTTTCTACAATGGGATGGCCGAATCCAGTGGTTAGAATGGTAACAAGATTAGCTCTGATGCCGGTGGTGGCAGGTGTTTCCTATGAAATCATAAAGCTAGGGGGAAGAAGCAATTCTCCTATCATGAAGCTAGTGAATTATCCAGGTCTGATGTTACAAAAACTTACTACATTGGAGCCAGATGACGGTCAACTAGAGGTAGCAATAGAGGCTTTAAAAAATGTATTGGTAGATAATGAAGAAGAAATAAAGTGGTAA
- the prmC gene encoding peptide chain release factor N(5)-glutamine methyltransferase, which yields MITAVEILREAVEKLKAADIDTPQLDAEVILCNLLEVDRIKIHIYPEMEISQEICRRFWIDVEKRLNYMPVQYIVHRQEFMGLDLWVEEGVLIPRGDTEILVEKVLELYQKHFSLQTIKVADIGVGSGAISLGIGSYIENAKIYAVDVSTKALEVARKNILRHAMQKKVFLLEGSLFEPLREKKLEGSFEFIVSNPPYIPKDIIATLSKEVKDYEPTLALAGGEDGLDFYRKIVEEAPDFLKEEGWLVFEIGYDQGGDLKKIMAKRGFVAIEVIKDLAGLDRVVIGRKPKNI from the coding sequence GTGATTACAGCAGTTGAAATTTTAAGAGAAGCAGTAGAAAAATTAAAGGCGGCTGATATTGACACACCTCAGTTGGATGCTGAGGTGATTTTATGTAATTTGTTGGAGGTAGATAGAATCAAAATTCATATCTATCCAGAAATGGAGATTTCCCAGGAAATTTGTCGTAGGTTTTGGATAGATGTTGAAAAAAGACTAAATTATATGCCGGTACAATATATTGTCCATCGACAAGAATTCATGGGACTAGACCTCTGGGTGGAGGAGGGCGTGCTTATACCTAGAGGAGATACGGAAATTTTAGTAGAGAAGGTTTTGGAGCTATATCAGAAACATTTTTCCCTCCAAACCATCAAGGTGGCAGATATAGGGGTGGGAAGTGGTGCTATTTCCTTAGGGATAGGAAGTTATATAGAAAACGCTAAAATCTATGCAGTAGATGTATCTACCAAAGCGCTAGAAGTAGCTAGGAAGAACATCCTTAGACATGCTATGCAAAAAAAGGTATTTTTGCTTGAAGGTAGCTTATTTGAACCACTAAGAGAAAAAAAGCTAGAAGGAAGTTTTGAATTTATCGTATCAAATCCCCCCTATATACCTAAGGATATCATAGCCACCTTGTCGAAAGAAGTAAAGGACTATGAGCCTACGCTAGCCCTAGCAGGTGGAGAGGATGGACTAGACTTTTATCGGAAAATTGTTGAAGAGGCGCCTGATTTTTTAAAAGAAGAGGGGTGGTTGGTCTTTGAAATAGGTTATGACCAAGGAGGAGATTTGAAAAAAATCATGGCAAAAAGAGGGTTTGTGGCTATAGAAGTTATTAAGGATTTAGCTGGACTGGATAGGGTGGTTATCGGCAGAAAACCGAAAAATATATAG